A window of Elephas maximus indicus isolate mEleMax1 chromosome X, mEleMax1 primary haplotype, whole genome shotgun sequence genomic DNA:
ATGCAATGAACAGTTAACCAACAGTTAAATACACTTTCTTTCCCAAGCTCCTTTTCTATTAATTATGATGATAAAAGAAACACATCCATCTTCGTTTGAAAGCTACAAAAggcctataaaccaaaccaaacctattgccgctgagtcaattctggttcacagtgaccctgtaggacagagtagaactgtcccatagggttcccaaagctgtaatctttacagaagcagagtgccacctctttctcccacagagtggctagtgggttagaaccttttagttagcagtggatcccttaagcactgtaccactgtaccactagggctcctcaaaAGGCCTATAAGTGCTACTAATGTTCATTTGAATTGggttctccttcttcctttatgTCTCTACATCCTGTTTTCTCTCCCAATTCAATTTGTCTCCACCAAAGAGTTCTCACCCATTGTGTGTAACCAGGCACTGACGCAGACCCAGCTTACGGAAGATATCCACTACAATCTCCATGGGCGTAAGATCCGTCACAGTGAAGGGGCTGAGATCCAGTATGTTCCGAAGCTTCAGGGTGGGTGGAGTGTATGGTGGCATTGGAGGAgaatgctcagtgaaataaatgATGGAAGTGCTCACAATCCCATCCTGTTTTTTTCGAGCGTTTTCTATTCGAAAAGTGGGAGAGAAAAAAAGTTGAAGCTTTCTGGCCCCAACCacttccctcttccctctgtcttcccctgtttcatgcacatttatttatttccatAGTGGATTCCATTATCCCCTTTCTGAAATCCTTACCAATTGAAATAATGAGATCTCTTCGGAGAACAAAACCCACAAGTCTTTGGGACTCCCGGGACACTACCACTGGAAAGCCACTGTAAGTTGTTTCATTGATTATGGTCTCTACATCCTCTACAGTCATACTGTCCTGAGTAAGGGCAGTCAACAGAGGATCATTTCTCCGGGGTTTCATCACATCCATTGCCAGTGTCTTATGAGCAAACTCTTCTTTGGCTTCAAGAAAGGGGTATCCATTGAGACGGATGTGGGCATCATAGATGCCCTCCCGCCCAAGAGCATCTGCCACCCACTTGCTTGTCATGGCTGCAGCCATTAGAGGCACAATGTATTCCAAGCCACCAGTTAGTTCAAACATTATGACAACAAGAGAGACAGTCATACGAGTCACTCCACCTGCAAAGCAACAGAAACAGGTTATTGAAGGCAGGCAAAATACCGTATTCATTACAATTACAGGCCTGTCACTCGTCCCATCCAGAAAAACTTACTTATCAGCAAAATTGCTATAATGGGGTCTAACCTATAACCACACAGACCCTAGCAATTGCATTAAAGGTTACAGTGTACACAATTCAGATTTCTCAAAACAGTATCTACCAAACTACaagttactttcttttttcttcaaattatctttaacatttaagaaaatataaaactattCTCTAGGTGATAATACAAAAATTCACTAAATAAATGTGCACATTTAAGCCATTGTGACTGGTGAAGAGTAGACATTTCCCCgtaaatataattaatataaacAGGTAGACATTCAGGCCAAGAATATCTATTTCTCAAAAGCATTTTAGTTTCCTGGGTTACCCTGGGGATTCACCAGTTTAACAAATGTACTCTTAAAAATAACTATTAATTTTGtggaagaacttttaaaaatatgaacacaAAGCACAAATTACTCCAGTTGTTCCTATGAGGTAAAATGTTGAATTAAGTCTGCATTGGTCAAACTGTTTAGAAAAGCTCTGAcctctttaaaaggaaaaaaacaaacaaatagaagGGAGGTATATAAAAAACAGTGAAAATTTCTAACAACAATTTCTATGCCATTCCAGAGCTTTCTGTGCCCTTTTGCCAATtgtatatctgagattccccaaGTATTCCCTACTCATTAGGAAAATACAACATACTTTTTtgaatcttctttttttctaattataaaagtaatatacaCCCATTGTGGAAAATTCAAAaagtatataaaagaaaataattgtccATAAGTTCACTGCCTATAAATAAGCACAATAAAcatcttgaaatattttcttcaaattttttctatacaaaaatgtatacttttATATAGGTGAAATCATATGTTTAATTCCATACTATGCTTTTCCTCCCACTTTATATTAGGAACATTTCCCATATTGTTACAAATTTATTTAACATCATATTTAAAGATTAAATATATCAACATATTTAATGACTTCATATCACCatatggatgtaccataatttatttaaccagtcccttCCTGTGCACATTTAGGTTAATtccaatttcttttaaaatttttcttcttttgtactttagatgaaggtgtatggagcaaactagtttctcattaaacaattaatacacatattgtttcgtgacattggttgccaaccccatgacatgtcaacactatccccttctcaaccttgggttcccaatcaccagctttcctgttccctcctgccttcctgtccttgcccctgggctggtgtgcccctttagtttcgttttgttttatgggcctgtctaatctttggctgaagggtgaatctcaggaatgacttcattactgagctataagggtgtccagggccatactctcagggtttctccagtctctgttggaccagtaagtctggtctttgtgttaATTCCAAATTTTCACTATTATAAGTAATACTGTGATGAGCATTCCTGTACAAATATCTTTATCCAAATTCTGATTACTTCCTCAGTATGAGACAGTAGGATTACTCTCAAAGGGGAGGACTGCAGCTatatacccagaacccagtgccgcagcacttaaccactacaccaccagggtttccatgcagatatacaaaaaaaatagatatatagaaataaattttttttttcttaaaggactTGAAAAATGGCAAATCCAAAAGAAAACTGAtcgtcattaaaaaaaatctgcagCCAATTATGTTTAATATCACTCCTCTTTATGTCACCTGGGTAGCAACTTCTTTGGTATCAATTTAAATACTTACCTAAGCATGCTGCAGCCCCAACCATTGCATAAAGGCCGGGTGTGATACAATCAGCTCCTTGACTACACCAGCTATTGAAAATGGCCCAGTCATGGTGGTAATAAGCCAGTTGTTCCATTCCTACTCCTAAAAGTCGGCCTGCTATAGCACCAACAGCCATGCTAGGTATAAAGAGGCCAGAAGGGATCTGCAAAGAGAAAGCAATATATGGTTGAGAAATGATGTGACTGTTTGGCATGTGGTAAGGACTATAGCACTGACCCTCTACGAAGCAAACAGGCAAATGACAATTTAACTACACACCATGCTAGCAAGTAGCTGTAAAGATTTGTGTAACACTATAGGGTCTAGAGGTTCTCTGGGATGTGCAGGCAAGTACAACTGCAAAGAAGCTTACCCTGATTCGGAATCCATCAGGCAAGAGCCTGAATTCTCCAGACCAACACAGAACTGGAGGCAGAAATTAAGCCTTtcccaaagaaaaaggaaaacaaatggaGTTTCTCATATATGCAGACATTTCCCCTAATTCTGAACTCTTATCAACAACAACTACCCTTTATTGATTATATACCATGTTCTGTGCTCGATAAAAGTATGCAAGATTTCATCAGTTCTTTACAACCCTAGGAGGTTTATTATTCCCAAATCACAAAGAACCTAAGAACCTAAggttcagagaaattaagtaactaaCTCAAGGTCAAGATTTAGTAAATGCTGGTACTGGAACTTAAATGTGATGCTCGTAACTACCCTCATGTTAAATCTTAACTGACTGCTCACACAAAAAAGAATGGCACATGAAGTTTCAGTTTATTTTATAACAATATAAAGAAAGACTaaagaattaaaatttttaaatgagatagtgACTGTGGTTGCATGGCTATCCAAAAGAGGAAACCTCATTTACTTGCCTGCCCTTTTTCTTGACTCCTAGGATACGAATACAATGAAGGATAATCAAACAGCAGACTGATTAAAAATAGACTGTTTGATTTTGGAATACATCTGCATCTATGTGGGTTTGATGGTCTGCAAATTCACTCTAAACAAAAGAATGAAGGTGAAAATTTGAAGTCCAGAAGCACCGCAAAACTTTTCAAGATCTCCATCTATCCCCTGTGCTGAGGGGATGCATGAATCATCTCTCAAAGATTATACTATTGCCTaaactgagtttctgtttctcaTTTTCTGGCTTGAAGCTCAGTTTCTCTAGAGAATACAGTGAAGTAACTTGGTAGTGgggtgttaaagaaaaaaaaaaaaaacctaggaaagAGGAGGAAATACCTTAACAAATTTTCCTTTCTGGTTTCTTTTGAAATACAGAAGTAGTAACTGGTGCTTAAAATAAAACATGCTGGCCTGATGTCTGCTTTTGATAGTTTAAATACTAATTTAGGATCACCTGTGAAATGGATGCTCAGTACTTGATAACTGAGCATTAATGCCAAATGTAAAATATACTCTTTGCCATATGAGGTTGAACCATATACAACTGCTATTTTAGTAGTCAAAGTGGTTGAGTATCAGCAACTTCATTTGGTTCAACCTAATATTTTGCTATTTTGGTAAACTCTAAAGCCACTCTATAAAGACCAATACTGTGTTGGTCAGATATTGTTTTAATATGAAAGGTACCGGAATAAATACCACACCATTCTTTTTGAGGGGCAAAAATAGGTTTTCCTCAGAAAGGGAGAAAACATTTCTACCTAAAAATCTCTCACTGAGGTTTGCATTTGGCCTAAAACTTGGTTTGAAAAATTTGAGGTAGAGGTACAATTGACTAGGAAGTTATGAAAACATGTGGGGATAAAAAAGGCTATTGGGGATGGGAGGATGATGTCTGGCGAAGTTGAAAGCTCCATGAGTGATCAGGATTATATGATACCTTGGTTTTGCCCTCCAACACCCACAGCCACACATGCATCCACTAAGTACCCAAAGAATCTCCTTACCTTCATGCCAAAGGTAAATACAGTAATGACAATTTTCAGTATGAGTGTCAAAGCCAGCTGCCACAATGCACTGTAGACTCCCAGGCCAGCAGGTCTGTCAGGCAGTTCACCCCCCTTGCTTGTGTTGAAACGGTTCTCATAATCACAGAGCTTGGAGGAGTCCAGTAGGCCACAATCATTAAATAGCTCCGAGATGAGCTCACTCGTGCTCATACGGGTATATTCATTGGGGAAAGCCAGGATGGCAGTGATGGCTGTCACAGTGAGTACCTCTATGACAGGATACTTGCCCAACTGGGTGGTCTTACGCTTCCGACACCAGGCAATGTTTGTGCGAATAAACAAAGCTCCCCAGAGACCACCAAATATGCCCAGCAGAATGAATGGCACAAGCTCAAAGAGATGCCATGGGGTGTGAAATTCCACATAAAATAGAACCAGGCGGCTGTTCCCAAATGGATTGATGGAACGTAGAGTAAATGCTGCCACCAAGGCAGCAAAGAAAGAACGCCACAGTGTTTTTAGGGGAAAATAGTAGCTGACCTATAAGAGAGAAGGTGAGAAAGCAAACTCAGTCAatatacagaaattgttttggGTGAAAAGTTTGTGCTGAGGAAATTAGAGTACTGAGGATGAACACTTTGCATAGACTTCTAGAGTCACATGGTTAAGCAGTGAGTTGGGCACAGCACTTAGGGATGGTGATGTACATATGTAGATCTTGGCCAAAATTCCCAACACAAAAGCATGCACATGCTCAACAGACAGTTAAAAGTAGTTACCTCTTCTAGGCTGAATAATACTCCGCCAATAGGTGCCCCAAAAGCTACAGATACACCAGCTGCTGCTGCAGCCGACAAAACCTATGATCCAAAACTCAAAATTAGTAATAGGATAATGCGATTTTCCTGCCTTCAAATcacatatttgaaaaataatgttAGTGGTTACTAAACGGTAAAACAAACTACAAATCAACCATTACATGCTCCAGTTTATCAAATATGAAGAATTTATATTTACTTTGAAACACTGTATATAGATACTGAATTTTGAACACACATGATTCATATGCTTGAACAGGTAAGAGGGCCTTTCCTTTGTAATTGATTTAGCCATGTACTTTATTACAAATTATGCCCTTCCCCCATCCCCAATACTCCCACTTTAGTAACTGAATCTAAGTTTACAGACCTATTTAAAACCTAAATGAAGTAGTTACAGTGATGTATTTATATAGCACTTCATAAAGGAAtgcttttttaaatgaaattaaaaaaaatattttgttgttgagaatatacacagaacattCGCCAAAtcaacaatttctgtatgtacaactcagtgatgcTGATTacatttgagttgtgcaaccattctcaagctctttttctgagttgttcctcctctattaacatgaactcactgcccccaaaggTTCCTCTCTAatgtttcaagttgctgttgtcaatttgatcctatataggttttaaaagagcataatgctcaaggcagacatcctttactagttgagctaaactattgtttggtttaagaagacttcagggggtgtttttggtttaaggtttaagattatctcaaggcaatagtttcaagggttcatccactgtccatggctccagaaactctggagtccatgagaatttgaaaatctggTCTGCAttctccctcttttgatcaggattctcctacagaatctttgattaacatgttcagtaatggtagctgggcacaatccagttctggtctcatggcaaaggagacagttattcatggaggcaactagccacacattcatttcctcctcctactcatgactctccttcttcctctgttgctcgaggtgaatagagaccaattgttgttccTTGGATGGtcgcttgcaggcttttaaaaccccaggtacTACTAACGAACTAGAaagtagaatagaagcactaaacatgttattaggccaattaactggtcccatgaaaccatgacctccaAAACGAGAAACtaaatcccacgaggtgtttggttatataagcagcctcagcagctactctttttttttgttgttcattgttgtaaatatatccatcACATTAAATGAGATTTTAAAGAAGGCTCTAATGACACAAAATAAGCTACATTTGGCTTACAGTTATTCAGAAGCTGAAAATTCTGAAATATTCATATGATAAGTATTAAGAGTTTCTTGTATCTTGTGTCCTATTCCATGCCCACAACCTTATGAAAACAGTAATAGGAAGGCAACTAGAAGCAAGGTCAAGGACAGATATTTTAAGTGAAGAGTAGATCTAAATATGTTTAGGTGTGGCAAGGAAAGGGGCTAGGAGGGAGACAAAGGAAGAGAAAGCATGGGTCAGAAAGAGAGAATGAGGGACAAAGAGGTAGGGAAAATGCAAGTAAGCTCACAAATATGTTTAGAACACAACAGCTGGTATTAGGAATGCATATACATGTAAAATACGCATAAAAAACACTAGTAAtcgcaaacaaacaaaaattcatggAAGAATAAATT
This region includes:
- the CLCN5 gene encoding H(+)/Cl(-) exchange transporter 5, with product MAMWQGAMDNKGFRQGSFSSFQSSTSDEDLMDIPGTAMDFSMRDDVPPLDREIEENKSYNDAGIVSANRMMDFLEEPVPGVGTYDDFNTIDWVREKSRDRDRHREITNKSKESTWALIHSVSDAFSGWLLMLLIGLLSGSLAGLIDISAHWMTDLKEGICTGGFWFNREHCCWNSTHVTFEEKDKCPEWNSWSQLIISTDEGAFAYIVNYFMYVLWALLFAFLAVSLVKVFAPYACGSGIPEIKTILSGFIIRGYLGKWTLIIKTITLVLAVSSGLSLGKEGPLVHVACCCGNILCHCFNKYRKNEAKRREVLSAAAAAGVSVAFGAPIGGVLFSLEEVSYYFPLKTLWRSFFAALVAAFTLRSINPFGNSRLVLFYVEFHTPWHLFELVPFILLGIFGGLWGALFIRTNIAWCRKRKTTQLGKYPVIEVLTVTAITAILAFPNEYTRMSTSELISELFNDCGLLDSSKLCDYENRFNTSKGGELPDRPAGLGVYSALWQLALTLILKIVITVFTFGMKIPSGLFIPSMAVGAIAGRLLGVGMEQLAYYHHDWAIFNSWCSQGADCITPGLYAMVGAAACLGGVTRMTVSLVVIMFELTGGLEYIVPLMAAAMTSKWVADALGREGIYDAHIRLNGYPFLEAKEEFAHKTLAMDVMKPRRNDPLLTALTQDSMTVEDVETIINETTYSGFPVVVSRESQRLVGFVLRRDLIISIENARKKQDGIVSTSIIYFTEHSPPMPPYTPPTLKLRNILDLSPFTVTDLTPMEIVVDIFRKLGLRQCLVTHNGRLLGIITKKDVLKHIAQMANQDPDSILFN